In Flammeovirgaceae bacterium 311, one DNA window encodes the following:
- a CDS encoding WD40 repeat-containing protein (COG2319 FOG: WD40 repeat), translated as MKKRLFTGKFVLAILLCLLISNLSYAQQPLDYQLRLEPVWARVADALGEVGSVESAEFSPDGKYIVSGTKFDNSVVMWRTSDGAELWRQYASQEVERVGWSADGKYVAAASEDFLVTVYDAGTGKTIRTIKHKQGIDGLTWSNKGSLLVTGEEKIEQQNKATQGWVRVFQMPEGREIKSLDFGSTVNELFFSQDDQYLLAVGHESVKVYRVSDWSLVKTLNPSFNVNYTSGVFSPDGKYVAAVGTSDQARGNVFVWEWESGKLVKHFNHTGKKIESISWHPNGNYIAHAGHDPYIYVYRVADIMKFQNDNIPVAHKVWAGDHAEYIDLNADGSFLVSAHQNGLIKLWAWMGEESDVNARRHHQIIQQQSNKH; from the coding sequence CGCTAGATTATCAGCTGCGGCTGGAGCCAGTTTGGGCGCGTGTGGCCGATGCGCTGGGAGAGGTAGGATCTGTGGAGAGTGCGGAATTCTCGCCCGATGGTAAGTACATCGTTAGCGGCACCAAATTCGATAATTCTGTTGTGATGTGGCGTACTTCCGATGGCGCTGAACTTTGGAGGCAGTATGCCTCTCAGGAGGTAGAGCGGGTAGGTTGGTCTGCCGATGGTAAATATGTAGCCGCTGCCAGCGAGGATTTTTTAGTCACCGTATATGATGCCGGGACTGGAAAAACCATCAGGACAATCAAACATAAACAGGGGATTGATGGGTTGACCTGGTCAAATAAAGGCAGTTTACTGGTGACCGGCGAAGAAAAGATTGAGCAGCAGAACAAAGCCACCCAGGGATGGGTGAGGGTGTTCCAGATGCCGGAAGGAAGGGAGATAAAATCACTGGATTTTGGCAGTACTGTCAATGAGTTGTTCTTTTCGCAGGATGATCAGTATTTACTCGCTGTAGGACACGAATCGGTAAAAGTCTATAGGGTATCAGACTGGTCGCTGGTAAAAACCCTGAACCCTTCTTTCAATGTAAATTATACCAGTGGGGTTTTCTCACCAGATGGAAAATATGTAGCTGCAGTAGGTACATCAGATCAGGCCAGGGGAAATGTGTTTGTCTGGGAGTGGGAGAGCGGAAAGCTGGTCAAGCATTTTAACCATACCGGTAAAAAAATAGAATCAATTTCCTGGCACCCCAATGGTAACTATATTGCCCATGCTGGCCACGATCCATACATCTATGTTTACCGGGTGGCAGATATCATGAAGTTTCAGAACGATAATATTCCGGTGGCGCATAAAGTGTGGGCGGGCGATCATGCTGAATACATTGATTTAAATGCCGATGGTAGCTTTCTGGTGAGCGCACACCAAAACGGCCTGATAAAACTATGGGCCTGGATGGGTGAAGAATCTGATGTAAATGCCAGAAGACATCATCAGATAATACAACAGCAAAGCAACAAACATTAA